From Corynebacterium frankenforstense DSM 45800, the proteins below share one genomic window:
- a CDS encoding HNH endonuclease signature motif containing protein, with translation MLAALDAAADALVALPDLVTPEMSAEDFAVIVPAVERLEKAMGSKELVDEVVAHLAGMHHAGDMVGSNKAEQFLVRRLGLSRKEAFDRIRRAEMTFGEPRPPRDVHSGSADGAGAGSGGDDAVPGHDGGADGADGTDSADGRPQDEQDQQGAQDRQAGQGGSDGSDGSDAQSEWQRREEEEQRRKREEWERLQAERREAERRRAAEEREKARKEAYRKRVAAEKKAVIASELEELLPTARPGYDQLLREALEQADRRGVEDLRDWLRHRVRRANALARDPFAGRRLRKFWIGKPDAHGGARIGGYVPAETLALIESLVSPARRPGFDFPEGVEMDDARTLDQRRADALHQALLHAASCDSRRRGAASVVVSFAAPDLTDLSPEGAAGAGTGDGDSRRGAGADGADGGAEPGDSGRDGGDRSDDRGGCDSDAEDGARAGGPEGSPNGGGGSGGAGGAAAAPGVSAPPGRSPAGPGPDLPPDTRSLAEVTASAGRSPGGLLKTYPTNTRADLDLFAVLQLQAARHDIMVLHNKDGNPLIAGRAYRSATFIQKAALVATELVCSFPGCTQRAEACDVHHIIAFFLAGRTDIENLTLRCRTHHTDNNDRRNANLARGWAARGSDGRIGQKWPGSPEIEYNETAQAQLSAGARIRALNDLNAGTQSDVQSNDRSDDGAGGEPGGGPGGGPGEMTGAPPGRSGAVGPSPGTPTEGHADQSVRDDTTARPPGEYSAGQPSGEEPTDQPAAEEAELLDELRAERDREAWAQAEAEWTVEPDGPFDAHYSDGAASDAGRDDDPEDGEQPHLFSA, from the coding sequence GTGCTCGCGGCGCTGGATGCCGCCGCCGACGCCCTGGTCGCGCTGCCGGACCTGGTGACCCCGGAGATGAGCGCCGAGGACTTCGCCGTGATCGTCCCCGCGGTCGAACGCCTGGAGAAGGCGATGGGCTCCAAGGAGCTCGTCGACGAGGTCGTCGCCCACCTGGCGGGGATGCACCACGCCGGTGACATGGTCGGCTCGAACAAGGCCGAGCAGTTCCTGGTGCGCCGTCTGGGTCTGTCCCGCAAGGAAGCCTTCGACCGCATCCGGCGCGCGGAGATGACCTTCGGCGAGCCGCGTCCGCCCAGGGATGTCCACTCCGGTTCGGCCGACGGCGCCGGCGCCGGTTCGGGCGGCGATGACGCCGTTCCCGGGCACGACGGTGGTGCCGACGGTGCTGACGGCACTGACAGCGCTGACGGCCGCCCGCAGGATGAGCAGGATCAGCAGGGCGCGCAGGATCGGCAGGCCGGCCAGGGCGGGTCCGACGGGTCGGACGGCTCGGACGCGCAGAGTGAGTGGCAGCGGCGCGAGGAGGAGGAACAGCGGAGGAAGCGGGAGGAGTGGGAGCGGCTGCAGGCTGAGAGACGTGAGGCGGAGCGACGTCGCGCCGCCGAGGAGCGCGAGAAGGCCAGGAAGGAGGCGTACCGCAAGCGGGTGGCCGCGGAGAAGAAGGCCGTGATCGCCTCGGAGCTCGAGGAGCTCCTGCCGACCGCCCGGCCCGGCTACGACCAACTGCTGCGAGAGGCTCTCGAACAGGCGGACCGTCGTGGGGTCGAGGACCTCCGCGACTGGCTGCGCCACCGGGTGCGCCGTGCGAACGCGCTGGCACGGGACCCCTTCGCGGGCCGGCGCCTGCGCAAGTTCTGGATCGGCAAGCCCGACGCACACGGCGGTGCCCGCATCGGCGGGTATGTGCCGGCGGAGACGCTGGCGCTGATCGAGAGCCTGGTGTCGCCAGCGCGTCGACCCGGCTTCGACTTCCCCGAGGGCGTCGAGATGGATGACGCGCGCACGCTGGACCAGCGCCGGGCCGACGCCCTGCATCAGGCGCTGCTGCACGCGGCCTCGTGTGACTCGAGGAGGCGCGGCGCGGCCTCCGTGGTGGTCTCCTTCGCCGCCCCTGATCTCACCGACCTCTCCCCGGAGGGGGCGGCCGGTGCCGGAACCGGTGACGGGGACAGCCGACGGGGTGCGGGCGCCGACGGCGCTGACGGCGGCGCAGAGCCCGGCGACTCCGGTCGTGATGGCGGGGATCGCAGTGACGACCGTGGCGGCTGTGACTCGGATGCCGAAGACGGTGCCCGGGCCGGCGGCCCTGAGGGCAGCCCCAATGGTGGCGGAGGTTCCGGCGGCGCCGGCGGTGCCGCTGCTGCTCCGGGTGTGTCGGCGCCGCCGGGCAGAAGCCCCGCCGGCCCCGGCCCCGACCTACCGCCCGACACCCGATCGCTTGCGGAGGTCACCGCGAGCGCCGGGCGATCACCCGGCGGCCTCCTGAAGACGTACCCGACCAACACCCGTGCAGACCTCGACCTGTTCGCGGTGCTGCAGCTGCAGGCTGCCCGCCACGACATCATGGTGCTGCACAACAAGGACGGAAACCCGTTGATCGCGGGCCGGGCCTACCGTTCGGCTACCTTCATCCAGAAGGCCGCGCTGGTGGCCACCGAGCTGGTCTGCTCCTTCCCGGGGTGCACCCAGCGCGCCGAGGCGTGCGACGTCCACCACATCATCGCGTTCTTCCTCGCGGGGCGCACCGACATCGAGAACCTGACGCTGCGGTGCCGCACCCACCACACGGACAACAACGACCGCCGGAACGCGAATCTCGCCAGGGGATGGGCGGCCCGCGGGTCGGACGGACGGATCGGGCAGAAGTGGCCCGGCTCCCCGGAGATCGAGTACAACGAGACGGCCCAGGCACAACTCTCGGCCGGGGCGCGCATCCGTGCCCTCAATGACCTCAATGCGGGCACACAATCCGATGTCCAGTCGAACGACCGATCCGACGACGGCGCCGGCGGTGAACCCGGTGGCGGACCCGGCGGTGGACCTGGCGAAATGACAGGTGCGCCACCCGGTCGGTCGGGAGCAGTGGGCCCGTCACCGGGTACGCCGACCGAGGGCCACGCCGACCAGTCGGTGAGGGACGACACCACCGCCAGGCCGCCGGGGGAGTACTCCGCCGGCCAACCGTCGGGGGAGGAGCCCACTGACCAGCCGGCGGCCGAGGAAGCGGAACTGCTGGACGAACTGCGCGCCGAGCGCGACCGCGAGGCGTGGGCGCAGGCCGAAGCCGAATGGACGGTGGAACCCGACGGGCCCTTCGACGCCCACTACAGCGACGGTGCCGCGAGCGACGCCGGCCGGGACGATGACCCCGAAGACGGCGAACAGCCCCACCTCTTCTCCGCGTGA
- a CDS encoding long-chain-fatty-acid--CoA ligase: protein MTDKDRIWLQHYGDWTPHHLDYGETTLLDIYDNNLAVNPGKPATWFFGRSLTVAEIDRQVRAAAAGLRALGVRPGDRVAVALPNCPQHLVIFYAVLKLGATVVEHNPLYTTPELRGPFQDHAARVAVVWDKAAPVFERLRGQSELETIVTVNMIDEMPRTMQLALKLPLPMLRKKRDQLTAPAPNSLPWAMLLSPQLGGNGDDVETPGEVTRDSVALILYTSGTTGSPKGAQLSHGNIYANLLQGKYWVPGLGEQPERMLAALPGFHAYGMTMNYALMMLIGGELVLLPSPQMDLIMDVFKKHPPTWIPGVPTLYEKIVETAQKKGVKIEGVRNSFSGASTLPVSTVRRWEEMTGGLLVEGYGLTETSPIVTGNPMSEHRRPGYVGVPFPDTDVRIADPENLDRTMPYGEEGELLVKGPQVFKGYLNNPEATEKSFHDGWYCTGDIAVMEEDGFVRLVARIKEVIITGGFNVYPAEVEEALREHPAIEDLAVVGVPRGDGSESVVACVTLNEGAALDPEGLKEFARERLTRYKVPRTFYHFEELARDQMGKIRRREVRDDLLKILEKNEK from the coding sequence ATGACCGACAAAGACCGCATCTGGCTGCAGCACTACGGGGACTGGACCCCGCACCACCTCGACTACGGCGAGACCACGCTGCTCGACATCTACGACAACAACCTCGCGGTGAACCCCGGCAAGCCCGCCACCTGGTTCTTCGGCCGCTCGTTGACCGTCGCGGAGATCGACCGCCAGGTGCGCGCCGCGGCCGCCGGCCTGCGCGCCCTGGGCGTGCGCCCCGGCGACCGGGTGGCCGTCGCGCTGCCGAACTGCCCGCAGCACCTCGTCATCTTCTACGCCGTACTCAAGCTGGGCGCGACCGTCGTCGAGCACAACCCGCTCTACACCACCCCTGAGCTGCGCGGACCGTTCCAGGACCACGCCGCGCGCGTGGCCGTCGTCTGGGACAAGGCCGCCCCCGTCTTCGAGCGGCTGCGCGGGCAGTCCGAGCTCGAGACGATCGTCACGGTCAACATGATCGACGAGATGCCCAGGACCATGCAGCTGGCCCTCAAGCTGCCGCTGCCGATGCTGCGCAAGAAGCGCGACCAGCTGACCGCGCCGGCTCCGAACTCGCTGCCCTGGGCGATGCTGCTCTCGCCGCAGCTGGGCGGCAACGGCGACGACGTCGAGACCCCCGGGGAGGTCACCCGCGATTCGGTGGCGCTGATCCTCTACACCTCGGGCACCACCGGCTCGCCGAAGGGCGCGCAGCTCAGCCACGGCAACATCTACGCCAACCTGCTGCAGGGCAAGTACTGGGTGCCGGGCCTCGGCGAGCAGCCGGAGCGCATGCTCGCCGCGCTGCCGGGTTTCCACGCCTACGGCATGACCATGAACTACGCGCTGATGATGCTCATCGGCGGCGAGCTCGTGCTGCTGCCGAGCCCGCAGATGGACCTGATCATGGACGTGTTCAAGAAGCACCCGCCGACATGGATCCCGGGCGTGCCGACCCTCTACGAGAAGATCGTGGAGACCGCCCAGAAGAAGGGCGTGAAGATCGAGGGCGTGCGCAACTCCTTCTCGGGTGCGTCGACGCTGCCGGTCTCGACGGTCCGACGCTGGGAGGAGATGACCGGCGGCCTGCTCGTCGAGGGCTACGGGCTGACCGAGACCTCCCCGATCGTCACCGGCAACCCGATGAGCGAGCACCGCCGCCCCGGCTACGTGGGCGTGCCGTTCCCGGACACCGACGTGCGCATCGCCGACCCGGAGAACCTGGACCGCACGATGCCGTACGGCGAGGAGGGCGAGCTGCTGGTCAAGGGCCCGCAGGTGTTCAAGGGCTACCTGAACAACCCGGAGGCCACGGAGAAGAGCTTCCACGACGGCTGGTACTGCACCGGTGACATCGCGGTGATGGAGGAGGACGGCTTCGTCCGCCTGGTGGCCCGCATCAAGGAGGTCATCATCACCGGCGGCTTCAACGTCTACCCGGCCGAGGTCGAGGAGGCGCTGCGCGAGCACCCGGCCATCGAGGACCTCGCCGTGGTGGGCGTGCCGCGTGGCGACGGCTCCGAGTCCGTCGTGGCGTGCGTGACCCTCAACGAGGGCGCGGCGCTGGATCCGGAGGGACTCAAGGAGTTCGCCCGTGAGCGTCTGACCCGCTACAAGGTGCCGCGCACCTTCTACCACTTCGAGGAGCTCGCCCGGGACCAGATGGGCAAGATCCGCCGCCGTGAGGTGCGCGATGACCTGCTCAAGATTCTGGAGAAGAACGAGAAGTAG
- the mshA gene encoding D-inositol-3-phosphate glycosyltransferase — MRVAIISMHTSPLEQPGTGDAGGMNVYVHATARELARKGVQVDVYTRATRPSQGEVVHVEDNYAVVNVVAGPYEGLAKEELSTQLAAFTGGVLAHARCEGLSYDLIHSHYWLSGQVGWLLRDLWGVPQVHTAHTLAAVKNLSRSAGDTAESEARRICEQQIVDNADCLVVNTEEEARDLMSHYDAQGRDIAVVSPGADTELYTPGTDRNTERARRELGVPMQAKVVAFVGRLQEFKGPQVLIRAAAEMVAERPDRPLRVLVCGGASGARATTEQYHRLAEELGAAGVVRFLDPRPPEELVGIYRAADVVAVPSYNESFGLVALEAQASGTPVVAARVGGLPYAVADGETGLLVDGHDPADWARTLGELLDDDERRIRMGEAAVGHAAEFSWAASAAALLDVYRPLVNRGVPDCQERNAAG, encoded by the coding sequence ATGCGCGTCGCGATCATCTCCATGCACACCTCCCCTCTCGAGCAGCCGGGCACGGGCGACGCCGGCGGCATGAACGTCTACGTCCACGCCACGGCCCGCGAGCTCGCGCGCAAGGGCGTGCAGGTCGACGTCTACACGCGAGCGACCCGGCCGAGCCAGGGCGAGGTCGTCCACGTCGAGGACAACTACGCCGTGGTCAACGTCGTCGCCGGGCCCTACGAGGGTCTGGCGAAGGAGGAGCTGTCGACGCAGCTGGCGGCCTTCACCGGCGGCGTGCTCGCCCACGCCCGGTGCGAGGGGCTGAGCTACGACCTGATCCACTCGCACTACTGGCTCTCGGGGCAGGTCGGCTGGCTGCTGCGCGACCTGTGGGGAGTGCCGCAGGTGCACACGGCGCACACCCTGGCGGCCGTGAAGAACCTCTCGCGCTCGGCGGGCGACACCGCGGAGAGCGAGGCGCGGCGCATCTGTGAGCAGCAGATCGTCGACAACGCCGACTGTCTGGTGGTCAACACCGAGGAGGAGGCGCGCGACCTGATGTCCCACTACGACGCCCAGGGCCGCGACATCGCCGTCGTCTCCCCGGGCGCGGACACCGAGCTCTACACCCCGGGCACCGACCGCAACACCGAGCGCGCCCGCCGCGAGCTCGGCGTGCCGATGCAGGCGAAGGTCGTCGCCTTCGTCGGCCGGCTCCAGGAGTTCAAGGGCCCGCAGGTGCTCATCCGCGCCGCCGCCGAAATGGTCGCGGAACGCCCCGACCGCCCGTTGCGGGTGCTCGTCTGCGGCGGGGCCTCGGGCGCGCGGGCGACGACGGAGCAGTATCACCGCCTGGCCGAGGAGCTCGGCGCGGCCGGCGTGGTCCGCTTCCTCGACCCGCGCCCGCCGGAGGAGCTCGTCGGCATCTACCGCGCCGCCGACGTCGTGGCCGTGCCCAGCTACAACGAGTCCTTCGGGCTGGTCGCCCTCGAGGCGCAGGCCTCGGGCACGCCGGTCGTCGCCGCGCGCGTCGGCGGGCTGCCCTACGCCGTCGCGGACGGGGAGACGGGCCTGCTCGTCGACGGTCACGACCCCGCCGACTGGGCCCGCACCCTCGGCGAGCTGCTCGACGACGACGAGCGCCGCATCCGCATGGGCGAGGCTGCCGTCGGCCACGCCGCCGAGTTCTCCTGGGCGGCCAGCGCCGCCGCGCTCCTCGACGTCTACCGCCCGCTGGTCAACCGCGGCGTGCCGGACTGCCAGGAGCGCAACGCCGCCGGCTAG
- a CDS encoding phosphoglyceromutase has product MSNGKLILLRHGQSEWNESNQFTGWVDVNLTEKGRQEAIAGGKLLKEKGVLPDVVYTSLLRRAITTANLALDAADRHWIPVIRNWRLNERHYGKLQGLNKAEIREKFGEEQFMEWRRSYGTPPPEIDADNEYSQVGDPRYYNLPQVPLTECLKDVVARFVPYFTDNILPRAAKGEQVLVAAHGNSLRALVKYLDNISDDDIAGLNIPTGQPLVYEINEDGSVANPGGTYLDPEAAAAGAAAVASQGK; this is encoded by the coding sequence ATGAGCAACGGAAAGCTGATTCTGCTCCGGCACGGCCAGAGCGAATGGAACGAGTCCAACCAGTTCACCGGCTGGGTCGACGTCAACCTGACCGAGAAGGGCCGCCAGGAGGCCATCGCCGGCGGCAAGCTCCTCAAGGAGAAGGGCGTCCTGCCGGACGTCGTCTACACCTCCCTGCTGCGCCGCGCGATCACCACCGCCAACCTGGCGCTGGACGCGGCCGACCGCCACTGGATCCCCGTCATCCGCAACTGGCGCCTCAACGAGCGCCACTACGGCAAGCTGCAGGGCCTGAACAAGGCCGAGATCCGCGAGAAGTTCGGCGAGGAGCAGTTCATGGAGTGGCGCCGCTCCTACGGCACCCCGCCGCCGGAGATCGACGCCGACAACGAGTACTCCCAGGTCGGCGACCCGCGCTACTACAACCTGCCGCAGGTCCCGCTGACCGAGTGCCTCAAGGACGTCGTCGCCCGCTTCGTCCCGTACTTCACCGACAACATCCTGCCGCGCGCCGCCAAGGGCGAGCAGGTCCTCGTCGCCGCGCACGGTAACTCCCTGCGCGCCCTGGTCAAGTACCTGGACAACATCTCCGACGACGACATCGCCGGCCTGAACATCCCGACCGGCCAGCCGCTGGTCTACGAGATCAACGAGGACGGCTCCGTCGCCAACCCGGGCGGCACCTACCTGGATCCCGAGGCCGCCGCCGCCGGCGCCGCCGCCGTCGCCTCGCAGGGTAAGTAA
- a CDS encoding response regulator transcription factor: protein MTTILIVEDEESLADPLAFLLNKEGFETVIAGDGPTALEEFEANDIDIVLLDLMLPGMSGTDVCKQLRTTSNVPVIMVTARDSEIDKVVGLELGADDYVTKPYSSRELIARIRAVLRRQAVDTEETEEEPERVLEVGRVRMDVERHTVTVDGEPVNMPLKEFDLLEYLLRNAGRVLTRGQLIDRIWGADYVGDTKTLDVHVKRLRSKIEQVPSRPRNLVTVRGLGYKFEA from the coding sequence ATGACCACCATCCTCATCGTCGAAGACGAGGAGTCACTGGCGGATCCGCTGGCCTTCCTGCTGAACAAGGAGGGCTTCGAGACGGTCATCGCCGGCGACGGCCCGACGGCCCTCGAGGAGTTCGAGGCCAACGACATCGACATCGTCCTGCTCGACCTGATGCTGCCGGGAATGTCCGGCACCGACGTGTGCAAGCAGCTGCGCACCACCTCGAACGTGCCGGTGATCATGGTCACCGCGCGCGACTCCGAGATCGACAAGGTCGTCGGCCTCGAGCTGGGCGCCGACGACTACGTGACCAAGCCGTACTCCTCGCGCGAGCTGATCGCCCGCATCCGCGCCGTCCTGCGTCGCCAGGCCGTGGACACCGAGGAGACGGAGGAGGAGCCCGAGCGCGTCCTCGAGGTCGGCCGCGTGCGCATGGACGTCGAGCGCCACACGGTCACCGTCGACGGCGAGCCGGTCAACATGCCGCTCAAGGAGTTCGACCTGCTCGAGTACCTGCTGCGCAACGCCGGGCGCGTGCTCACCCGCGGCCAGCTGATCGACCGCATCTGGGGCGCGGACTACGTCGGCGACACCAAGACCCTCGACGTGCACGTCAAGCGCCTGCGCTCGAAGATCGAGCAGGTGCCCTCCCGCCCGCGCAACCTCGTCACGGTGCGCGGCCTGGGCTACAAGTTCGAGGCCTGA
- a CDS encoding Ppx/GppA phosphatase family protein, whose product MRLGVLDVGSNTVHLVAVDATAGGRPTPMSDWKTSLRLVELVDDDGAIDERGLKKLTKAVSEAAELSEQLGCDEVIPFATSAVRSATNKKEVIEHVAKKTGITLEILSGEDEARLTFLAARRWYGWSAGRIANLDIGGGSLEISTGSDEHPDVAYSLDLGAGRLTHAWFDTDPPERKKINLLRDYIDAELAEPAKMMRAFGEPRVAAATSKTFRTLARLTGAAPSSAGPFTKRTLTAPGLRQLIAFISRMTASDRAELEGVSADRSHQIVAGALVAEASMRALGLEELDICPWALREGVILQRIDKGLE is encoded by the coding sequence GTGCGACTAGGTGTATTGGACGTGGGCAGCAATACTGTCCACCTCGTGGCGGTCGACGCGACGGCCGGTGGCCGGCCGACCCCGATGAGTGACTGGAAGACGTCGTTGCGGCTCGTCGAGCTCGTCGACGACGACGGAGCGATCGACGAGCGCGGGCTGAAGAAGCTGACCAAGGCGGTCTCCGAGGCCGCCGAGCTCTCCGAGCAGCTCGGCTGCGACGAGGTGATCCCCTTCGCCACGTCGGCCGTGCGATCGGCGACCAACAAGAAGGAGGTCATCGAGCACGTCGCCAAGAAGACGGGCATCACGCTCGAGATTCTCTCCGGCGAGGACGAGGCGCGCCTGACGTTCCTCGCCGCGCGCCGTTGGTACGGCTGGTCGGCCGGGCGGATCGCCAACCTCGACATCGGCGGCGGCTCGCTCGAGATCAGCACCGGCTCCGACGAGCACCCGGACGTGGCGTACTCGCTCGACCTGGGTGCCGGCCGCCTGACCCACGCGTGGTTCGACACCGATCCGCCCGAGCGCAAGAAGATCAACCTGCTGCGCGACTACATCGACGCCGAGCTCGCCGAGCCCGCGAAGATGATGCGCGCCTTCGGCGAGCCGCGCGTCGCCGCGGCGACCTCGAAGACCTTCCGCACGCTCGCCCGCCTCACCGGTGCCGCGCCGTCCTCGGCCGGCCCCTTCACCAAGCGCACCCTCACCGCCCCCGGTCTGCGCCAGCTCATCGCGTTCATCTCGCGCATGACGGCCAGCGACCGCGCGGAGCTCGAGGGTGTCAGCGCCGACCGTTCGCACCAGATCGTCGCCGGTGCACTGGTCGCGGAGGCGTCCATGCGTGCCCTCGGCCTCGAGGAGCTCGACATCTGCCCGTGGGCGCTGCGTGAGGGTGTCATCCTGCAGCGCATCGACAAGGGCCTCGAATAG